A DNA window from Aureibaculum sp. 2308TA14-22 contains the following coding sequences:
- a CDS encoding GlmU family protein: MNYILYDGVVRNNLLPFTYTRPVADIRVGILTIREKWEKYLGLTTTTLTEDYLEEKYPMVEMETNVMINASFLPTEKLAVMVQDLQENEAIYYKDEIVAFFTIETQEEVDFQSYTPIIYDEELLQLKRVSDIFSLNAKAIQYDFNLLTKDRKSEPIPNTVNCINKGNIFIEEGAKMDFVTLNASEGPIYIGKNASIWEGSAVRGPLALCDNAVIKMGTKVYGATTLGPFTKVGGELSNVVIFGYSSKGHDGYLGNSVIGEWCNLGADTNNSNLKNNYAHVKLWDYETDRFESTGLQFCGLMMGDHSKCGINTMFNTGTVVGVSANVYGSNFPRNFIPSFSWGGASGFVSYRVDRAHEVAKMVMHRKNMVYSKQDQRILERVFDLTKKYRHY; encoded by the coding sequence ATGAACTATATCCTGTATGATGGAGTTGTCCGCAACAACTTATTGCCCTTTACGTATACAAGACCAGTTGCAGATATAAGAGTAGGTATTTTAACCATAAGAGAAAAATGGGAGAAATATTTAGGGCTTACTACCACTACCTTGACCGAAGATTATTTAGAAGAAAAATATCCAATGGTTGAAATGGAAACCAACGTAATGATAAACGCTTCTTTTTTACCTACGGAAAAATTGGCAGTTATGGTGCAGGATTTGCAAGAAAACGAAGCAATCTATTATAAAGATGAAATTGTAGCTTTTTTTACAATAGAAACACAAGAAGAAGTCGATTTTCAATCATACACTCCTATTATTTATGATGAGGAACTATTACAATTAAAACGTGTTAGCGATATTTTTTCGTTAAATGCTAAAGCTATTCAATACGATTTTAATTTACTTACTAAAGATAGAAAATCTGAACCTATACCTAATACCGTAAATTGTATTAATAAGGGAAATATCTTTATTGAAGAAGGTGCTAAAATGGACTTTGTTACTCTAAATGCTTCAGAAGGTCCGATATATATTGGTAAAAATGCAAGCATTTGGGAAGGCTCAGCTGTAAGAGGACCATTGGCTCTCTGTGATAATGCAGTTATTAAAATGGGTACAAAAGTTTATGGTGCAACTACATTAGGCCCTTTTACTAAGGTTGGGGGTGAATTGAGTAATGTTGTAATATTTGGATACTCTAGTAAAGGACACGATGGGTACTTAGGGAATTCTGTAATTGGTGAATGGTGTAATTTAGGTGCGGACACTAATAATTCTAACTTAAAGAATAATTATGCCCATGTTAAGTTGTGGGATTATGAAACTGATCGTTTTGAGAGCACAGGCCTACAATTTTGTGGCTTAATGATGGGCGACCATTCTAAATGCGGTATTAATACCATGTTCAATACAGGAACCGTTGTAGGTGTTAGTGCAAATGTCTATGGTAGTAATTTTCCTAGAAATTTTATCCCATCGTTTTCTTGGGGAGGAGCGTCTGGTTTTGTAAGTTATAGAGTAGACAGAGCTCATGAAGTTGCCAAAATGGTAATGCATAGAAAAAATATGGTGTACAGTAAACAAGACCAGCGTATTTTAGAACGTGTTTTTGACCTTACCAAAAAGTATAGACACTACTAA
- a CDS encoding GMC family oxidoreductase: MQIKKSPEVFDVIIVGSGAGGGMATKILSEAGLNIAVVEAGPHFDPADLEQKNQLKWPYESPRRGAGTTRAFGEFDAAYGGWEIDGEPYTRKKGTEFEWFRSRMLGGRTNHWGRISLRFGPLDFKRRSHDGLGDDWPISYDDVKPYYDKVDKLIGVFGSKEGIPNEPDGFFLPAPKPRLHEMYYKKGAEKLGIPVIPSRLSILTKKINEDRGVCFYCNQCSRSCSVYADFSSGSCLIFPAQKSGGQIKLFTDAMVREVVTDDDGKATGVIYINKNDRKEYQLNAKVVVLAASACSTARILLNSKSKNHKNGLGNSSGMVGKYLHDSTGADRVGFIPDLMNRKIYNEDGVGNMHLYSPWWGNDKKLDFPRGYHIEVWGGLGMPSYGFGFNANGLNKYINEEVGGYGNALRDDVKRFYGSIVGMAGRGECIAREDNYCEIDPDMVDEWGIPVLRFNYTWSQNEKLQAKHMVKTFDEIIDAMGGKVISGERPGEDKDYGLLKPGQIIHEVGTTRMGNDPKKSVTNKYMQLHDIDNVFIVDGGPFVSQADKNPTWTILALSWRTCDYIIDELKKQNI; the protein is encoded by the coding sequence ATGCAAATAAAGAAATCACCCGAAGTTTTTGACGTAATTATAGTAGGATCTGGTGCTGGTGGAGGTATGGCTACTAAAATACTTTCAGAAGCTGGGCTTAACATTGCCGTTGTTGAGGCAGGACCACATTTTGATCCCGCAGACCTAGAACAAAAAAATCAATTAAAGTGGCCTTATGAGTCTCCGAGAAGGGGAGCTGGGACAACTAGAGCCTTTGGTGAATTTGATGCTGCTTATGGAGGGTGGGAAATAGATGGAGAGCCATACACCAGAAAAAAAGGAACTGAATTTGAATGGTTTCGTTCTAGGATGTTAGGCGGTAGAACCAATCATTGGGGGCGAATTTCGCTACGTTTTGGTCCTTTGGATTTTAAACGAAGAAGTCACGATGGGTTGGGAGATGACTGGCCAATTTCTTACGACGATGTAAAACCCTATTATGATAAAGTTGATAAACTAATTGGTGTTTTTGGAAGTAAAGAAGGCATTCCCAATGAGCCTGATGGATTCTTTTTACCTGCTCCAAAACCCAGATTGCACGAAATGTATTATAAAAAAGGTGCAGAAAAATTGGGTATTCCGGTAATTCCTTCAAGATTATCTATTTTGACCAAGAAAATTAATGAGGATAGGGGCGTTTGTTTTTATTGCAACCAATGTAGTAGATCTTGTAGCGTGTATGCAGATTTTTCTTCTGGTTCTTGTCTTATTTTTCCTGCTCAAAAATCTGGCGGACAAATAAAATTATTTACTGATGCTATGGTTCGCGAAGTAGTTACGGATGATGACGGCAAAGCTACTGGAGTAATCTATATCAATAAAAATGACAGAAAAGAATATCAGCTCAATGCTAAAGTTGTCGTTTTAGCAGCTTCAGCTTGTAGTACTGCCAGAATATTGTTGAACTCTAAAAGTAAGAATCACAAAAATGGGTTAGGCAACAGTAGTGGAATGGTGGGTAAATATTTGCATGATTCTACAGGAGCAGATCGAGTTGGGTTTATACCCGATTTAATGAACCGGAAAATCTATAACGAAGATGGTGTAGGTAATATGCATTTGTATTCTCCTTGGTGGGGGAATGATAAAAAACTGGATTTCCCAAGAGGTTACCATATTGAGGTTTGGGGTGGATTAGGAATGCCATCTTATGGATTTGGCTTTAATGCTAATGGTCTAAATAAATATATTAATGAAGAAGTTGGTGGTTACGGTAATGCACTTAGGGATGATGTTAAAAGATTTTATGGCTCTATTGTAGGCATGGCAGGTAGAGGAGAGTGTATAGCCAGAGAAGATAATTATTGCGAAATAGACCCAGATATGGTTGATGAATGGGGTATACCCGTTTTACGTTTTAATTATACTTGGTCCCAAAACGAAAAATTGCAGGCCAAGCACATGGTTAAAACTTTTGATGAAATTATTGATGCCATGGGCGGAAAAGTGATTAGTGGAGAAAGACCTGGTGAAGACAAAGATTATGGTTTGCTTAAACCCGGACAGATTATTCATGAAGTAGGTACTACACGTATGGGCAACGACCCAAAAAAGTCAGTGACTAATAAATACATGCAATTACACGATATTGATAATGTTTTTATAGTAGATGGTGGTCCTTTTGTTTCGCAAGCGGATAAAAATCCTACTTGGACTATTTTAGCGTTATCTTGGCGGACTTGCGATTATATTATAGACGAACTAAAAAAACAAAATATATAG
- the dnaN gene encoding DNA polymerase III subunit beta produces the protein MKFIVSSTQLLKQLQVLGGVINNNNTLPILDNFLFELSSNQLKVSASDLETTMTTVIDAEADEDGTVAINARLLLDTLKTFPEQPLTFTVEENNTLEISSESGKYALAYADGEEFPKAVELEDPSKTVITRDILATAISKTIFASGNDDLRPVMSGVFFQFSKENLTFVATDAHKLVKYTRNDVSASEVAEFIMPKKPLNLLKNILSGSQDDVSVEYNDANAKFTLDKTVLVCRLIDGKYPNYEAVIPKENPNKLTLERGSFLNSVRRVSIFSSKTTHQIRLKMAGTELNISAEDIDFSNKADERLKCNYEGDDMQIGFNSKFLSEMLSNLESNEIMLEMSLPNRAGILTPIDGLEDGEHITMLVMPVMLNG, from the coding sequence ATGAAATTTATAGTTTCAAGCACACAACTATTAAAACAACTCCAAGTTTTAGGAGGTGTAATCAATAACAATAACACATTACCCATTTTAGATAATTTTTTGTTCGAATTGTCTAGCAATCAGTTGAAAGTTTCCGCATCTGATTTAGAGACGACTATGACTACGGTTATAGACGCCGAAGCAGACGAAGATGGCACGGTTGCCATCAATGCGAGATTGTTGCTGGACACCTTAAAAACTTTTCCTGAACAACCCTTAACCTTTACTGTTGAAGAAAACAACACGCTTGAAATTAGTTCTGAAAGCGGTAAATATGCTTTAGCCTATGCTGATGGTGAGGAGTTCCCAAAAGCGGTTGAATTGGAAGATCCAAGCAAAACAGTTATTACTAGAGATATTTTAGCAACAGCTATCTCTAAAACTATTTTTGCTTCCGGTAATGATGATTTGCGTCCTGTTATGAGTGGTGTTTTCTTTCAATTTTCAAAAGAAAATTTAACTTTTGTAGCAACTGATGCCCATAAACTGGTAAAATATACCAGAAATGATGTTAGTGCAAGTGAAGTTGCGGAGTTTATAATGCCTAAAAAACCGTTGAACCTATTAAAAAATATATTATCAGGATCTCAAGATGATGTTAGTGTAGAATACAACGATGCAAATGCAAAATTCACTTTAGATAAAACAGTTTTGGTTTGTCGTTTAATTGACGGTAAATACCCTAATTACGAGGCTGTTATACCTAAAGAGAACCCTAATAAATTGACATTAGAAAGAGGCTCTTTTTTAAATTCCGTTAGACGTGTTTCTATATTTTCAAGCAAGACCACACATCAAATACGTTTAAAAATGGCAGGTACAGAATTAAATATCTCTGCTGAAGATATTGATTTCTCAAACAAAGCTGATGAACGTCTAAAGTGTAACTATGAAGGTGATGATATGCAAATTGGTTTTAATTCTAAGTTCTTATCGGAAATGCTTAGCAATTTAGAATCTAATGAAATAATGTTAGAAATGTCCTTGCCAAATAGAGCGGGTATTTTAACACCAATTGATGGATTAGAAGATGGTGAGCATATTACCATGTTGGTTATGCCTGTTATGTTAAACGGTTAA
- the yidC gene encoding membrane protein insertase YidC: protein MEEKKFDVNSLIGFLLLGAIMVWYMYTNQPTPEELEKQRTEQVQDSIQKAQEQIVQPNTKVVDSTITTINPTDSVALANAQSQLGAFAYSATLPSAKDNETTIENDLLKIKVSNKGGQITEVELKDYKTYNQEPLYLIKDNNANFNINFATTDNRTLNTKDLFFEPSLTSNGENQVLSMKLKVSNNQYLEYRYEIKPGDYMLDFAIKSQGMDRAINTSQTLQLDWDLKAYRQEKSLYTENMYNYFYYKADDDVSYLSGNDDDELKDVNWVAFKQHFFTSILKTGTSFSSANVVSKDLVEDEEKDTIFTKQYSIIAPLDMKNGELNYAMNWYYGPTKYNEFKKYEGTGLKEVADLGWGIFGWINRIIFIPMFTFLSAHMTNYGLIIILMTILVRIIMSPVVYKSYLSSAKMKVLRPEMQAINERLKGKENAMKRQQETMALQRKAGVSPLAGCIPALIQMPIFFALFRFFPSEIGLRQKSFLWADDLSSYDMIAKLPFKIPFYGDHISLFPILASVAIFFYMRMTQSQQMNMQQPTQEGMPDMGKMMKYMMYFSPIMMLFFFNNYASSLSLYYFVSNLLTIVIMLVIKRFIIDEDKIHAQIQENKAKPEKKKSKFRQRLDDAMKQAQEQQAQQKKKK from the coding sequence ATGGAAGAAAAGAAATTTGACGTTAATTCACTTATAGGTTTTTTATTATTGGGTGCTATTATGGTTTGGTATATGTACACCAACCAGCCTACACCAGAAGAGCTTGAAAAGCAAAGAACCGAGCAAGTACAAGATTCAATTCAAAAAGCTCAAGAGCAAATTGTCCAACCCAATACTAAGGTTGTTGATTCCACAATAACAACAATAAATCCTACAGATTCAGTAGCATTAGCCAATGCTCAAAGTCAGTTAGGTGCTTTTGCTTATAGTGCTACATTGCCTTCTGCCAAGGATAATGAGACTACCATTGAAAATGACTTATTAAAAATAAAAGTCTCTAACAAAGGTGGCCAAATTACTGAAGTTGAGCTTAAAGACTATAAAACATACAACCAAGAACCATTATATCTGATTAAAGATAATAATGCCAATTTTAATATCAATTTTGCTACAACAGATAATAGAACCCTAAATACCAAAGACCTCTTTTTTGAACCTTCACTGACGAGTAATGGCGAAAATCAGGTGCTTTCTATGAAGTTGAAAGTTTCAAACAATCAGTATCTGGAATACCGCTACGAGATTAAACCTGGAGATTATATGCTCGATTTTGCTATAAAATCGCAGGGTATGGACAGAGCCATAAACACGTCGCAAACGTTGCAACTAGATTGGGATTTAAAAGCGTACCGTCAAGAAAAAAGTTTATACACTGAAAATATGTATAACTATTTTTACTACAAAGCTGATGATGATGTGAGCTATTTAAGTGGTAATGATGATGACGAATTAAAAGATGTAAACTGGGTTGCTTTTAAACAACATTTTTTTACTTCAATTTTAAAAACAGGTACTTCTTTTAGTTCTGCCAATGTTGTTTCAAAAGATTTGGTTGAAGATGAAGAAAAGGATACCATTTTCACCAAACAATACAGCATAATAGCACCATTAGACATGAAAAATGGTGAATTGAATTATGCAATGAATTGGTATTATGGTCCAACAAAATATAATGAATTCAAAAAATATGAAGGAACAGGTTTAAAAGAGGTTGCCGATTTAGGTTGGGGAATCTTTGGATGGATTAACCGAATCATCTTTATTCCTATGTTTACTTTTTTGAGTGCACATATGACTAATTATGGATTGATAATTATTTTAATGACCATTTTAGTCAGAATAATTATGTCTCCAGTAGTATATAAATCTTATCTGTCTAGTGCTAAAATGAAGGTGTTACGCCCTGAAATGCAAGCGATAAACGAAAGGTTAAAAGGTAAAGAAAACGCCATGAAGCGTCAGCAAGAAACCATGGCATTGCAACGAAAAGCGGGTGTTAGTCCACTTGCAGGTTGTATCCCCGCGTTGATACAAATGCCAATATTCTTTGCTTTGTTTCGGTTTTTTCCATCGGAAATAGGTTTACGTCAAAAAAGCTTTTTATGGGCAGATGATTTGTCTTCTTATGATATGATCGCCAAGTTACCATTTAAAATACCTTTTTATGGAGACCACATAAGTTTGTTCCCCATTTTAGCATCTGTTGCCATCTTCTTTTATATGCGTATGACACAAAGTCAACAAATGAATATGCAACAACCTACACAAGAAGGTATGCCAGACATGGGTAAGATGATGAAATACATGATGTACTTCTCTCCTATTATGATGCTTTTCTTCTTTAACAATTACGCCAGTAGTTTAAGTTTATACTATTTTGTATCTAACTTATTAACCATTGTAATTATGTTGGTAATTAAGAGATTTATCATTGACGAAGATAAGATTCACGCTCAAATACAAGAAAACAAAGCCAAGCCTGAAAAGAAAAAAAGTAAGTTTAGACAACGTTTAGATGACGCCATGAAACAAGCACAAGAGCAACAGGCACAGCAGAAAAAGAAAAAATAA
- a CDS encoding M61 family metallopeptidase: MKNTFLTILLTAFLSISGFSQTTNNYAISFENAVHHEAEITAEFTNLENKVLQLRMSRTSPGRYAVHEFAKNVYNFKAMDSKGNELSVTRSDPHQWNIGSHDGTVKVTYTLFGNRGDGTYSQIDETHAHLNIPATFMYAIDYEDRPINVTFNVRKDLDWKVATQLKNLGNNTFYAPDLDYFMDSPTEVSNHSVRSFMVNNGKKEQKVNFALHHNGTEAKLDEYFEKVKKVVLAQKAVFGELPDFDFGEYTFLACYIPNASGDGMEHRNSTILTSTRSLVNGGMERNIGTVSHEFFHAWNVERIRPQSLEPFDYTEANMSGELWFAEGFTSYYTNLILCRAGLITPKQYVEGLDGGLNYVWNSPARKYFNPIEMSYQAPFVDAARSVDPVNRENTFISYYTYGSVLGLALDLSLRNMEGDKNLDDFLKLLWQTHGKAEIPYTVRDLQNVLSNYAGEEFATNFFSNYIFDSKMPDYKTLLASFGVNFEQPKQNELSLGARFRNFKVVSNPNVGSAAYKAGLAYGDEIISMDGKPITSETKQAEYFAQFKPNQTVKLIFKRFGQQKETQFIFDTNKAYSTNLQEKTGKKVEKRRNSWLKVR; encoded by the coding sequence ATGAAAAATACATTTCTTACTATACTTCTAACTGCATTTTTATCAATCAGCGGTTTTAGCCAAACTACAAACAATTACGCCATATCTTTTGAAAATGCTGTGCATCACGAAGCAGAAATTACAGCCGAATTTACCAATTTAGAAAACAAGGTATTACAATTACGTATGAGCAGAACCTCTCCCGGCAGGTATGCCGTTCACGAATTTGCTAAAAACGTGTACAATTTTAAAGCTATGGATAGTAAAGGAAATGAACTATCGGTTACCCGTTCTGATCCACATCAATGGAATATAGGTAGTCATGATGGTACGGTAAAAGTCACTTATACCTTATTTGGAAATAGGGGAGATGGTACCTATAGTCAAATTGATGAAACACACGCCCATTTAAACATTCCTGCAACTTTTATGTATGCTATTGATTATGAAGACAGACCTATTAACGTAACTTTTAATGTACGTAAAGATTTGGATTGGAAAGTAGCCACACAACTCAAAAACTTGGGCAATAACACTTTTTACGCACCTGATTTGGATTATTTTATGGATAGCCCTACAGAGGTCAGCAATCATTCTGTGAGAAGTTTTATGGTAAATAATGGAAAAAAAGAGCAAAAAGTAAATTTTGCATTACACCACAACGGAACAGAAGCAAAACTTGACGAATATTTTGAAAAAGTAAAAAAAGTGGTTTTGGCTCAAAAAGCTGTTTTTGGAGAATTACCAGATTTTGATTTTGGAGAATATACTTTTTTGGCTTGCTATATTCCCAATGCCTCTGGTGATGGTATGGAGCATAGAAATTCTACCATTTTAACCAGTACCAGAAGCCTGGTCAATGGTGGTATGGAAAGAAATATTGGAACGGTTTCGCATGAGTTTTTTCATGCTTGGAATGTTGAACGTATTAGACCCCAATCTTTAGAACCTTTTGACTATACAGAAGCTAATATGTCTGGAGAATTATGGTTTGCCGAAGGCTTTACTAGTTATTATACAAATTTAATTTTATGTAGAGCGGGATTGATAACTCCAAAACAGTATGTTGAAGGATTGGATGGAGGACTTAATTATGTATGGAATTCACCAGCACGCAAGTATTTTAATCCTATTGAAATGAGTTATCAAGCACCTTTTGTAGACGCCGCCAGATCGGTTGATCCTGTAAACAGGGAAAATACATTTATCTCATATTATACCTATGGAAGTGTTTTAGGCTTGGCTTTAGATTTATCATTACGAAATATGGAGGGTGACAAAAATCTCGACGATTTTTTAAAACTACTTTGGCAAACACATGGAAAAGCAGAAATACCATACACCGTTAGAGATTTACAAAATGTTTTGAGTAATTATGCAGGGGAAGAATTTGCAACAAATTTCTTCTCCAACTATATTTTTGATAGTAAAATGCCAGATTATAAAACACTATTAGCTTCTTTTGGTGTTAATTTTGAACAACCCAAACAAAATGAATTGAGTTTAGGAGCTAGATTCCGTAATTTTAAAGTGGTTTCCAATCCCAATGTTGGCAGTGCGGCATATAAAGCTGGGTTGGCTTATGGTGATGAAATCATTTCCATGGATGGCAAACCCATAACTTCAGAAACAAAACAGGCAGAATATTTTGCCCAATTTAAACCCAACCAAACCGTAAAGCTAATTTTTAAACGTTTTGGTCAGCAAAAAGAAACACAATTTATTTTTGATACAAACAAAGCATATAGCACCAATTTACAGGAAAAAACTGGTAAAAAAGTAGAGAAAAGAAGAAATAGTTGGTTGAAGGTTAGGTAA
- a CDS encoding acyl carrier protein phosphodiesterase produces the protein MNFLAHIYLSGDNDELKIGNFIADGIAGNKYKNYPQEVQKGILLHRKIDSFTDVHSIVRKSKKRLHPRYRHYDGVIVDILYDHFLAKNWSIYCKTDLDDYAQQFYVLLESNYDMLPEKIKQLLPYLIKGNWLYNYSTLEGIESVLIGMNKRTKNKSQMNLAIEDLNLYYSELENDFTDFFEDLRIFCQEQLNLLHN, from the coding sequence ATGAATTTCTTAGCACATATTTATCTTTCAGGTGATAATGACGAGCTCAAAATCGGTAATTTTATTGCGGATGGAATTGCTGGAAATAAATATAAAAATTACCCTCAGGAAGTTCAAAAAGGCATATTGTTACATCGGAAAATAGATTCCTTTACTGATGTACATTCCATAGTTCGAAAAAGTAAAAAAAGATTACATCCCAGATATAGACATTATGATGGTGTAATTGTAGATATTTTGTACGACCATTTTTTAGCTAAAAATTGGTCTATTTACTGTAAAACAGATTTGGATGATTACGCTCAGCAGTTTTATGTTTTATTAGAATCTAATTACGACATGTTGCCCGAAAAAATAAAGCAGTTGCTACCTTATTTGATAAAAGGCAATTGGTTATACAATTACAGCACTCTTGAAGGAATAGAAAGTGTATTGATAGGTATGAATAAACGTACTAAAAACAAATCTCAAATGAATTTAGCAATAGAGGATTTGAATTTGTACTATTCTGAGTTAGAAAATGATTTTACCGATTTTTTTGAAGATTTACGAATTTTTTGCCAAGAGCAATTAAATCTTTTACACAATTAA
- a CDS encoding DUF6630 family protein, whose amino-acid sequence MKRTLLSILTFSVFSFVAVAQTTDYSKVVFSSKIYEYKNDEPRTQELGIDRDLLSSIVDNLGDSLYTEKQRKDIVDKAWLAFSNPKLFDFVFKDFAVKTINNWGQVNAKGELVLEPNPYLTEWTINSDEFPYFQLALSKILNHYNLITYGDDAESVQSSFNELLITKNINFQDPKEDDWAYSYLETVNKELAPKGLVALVTKGYYNIIVCKLEKKEEVTKLFKKIEWDFIQP is encoded by the coding sequence ATGAAAAGAACACTACTCTCCATTTTAACATTCTCGGTATTCTCCTTTGTAGCAGTAGCACAAACTACTGACTACTCAAAGGTTGTTTTTAGCAGTAAAATATATGAATACAAAAATGACGAACCAAGAACTCAAGAACTAGGTATCGATAGGGATTTATTGTCTAGTATTGTCGATAATCTTGGCGATTCCCTATATACTGAAAAGCAAAGAAAAGACATAGTTGATAAAGCATGGTTGGCATTTTCCAACCCTAAATTATTTGATTTTGTATTTAAAGATTTTGCCGTAAAAACCATTAATAATTGGGGGCAAGTAAATGCAAAAGGTGAATTAGTCTTGGAACCCAATCCATATCTTACCGAATGGACTATCAACAGTGATGAATTTCCCTATTTTCAATTGGCTTTAAGCAAAATATTAAACCACTACAATCTTATCACTTATGGTGATGATGCCGAAAGTGTACAATCTTCTTTTAACGAACTGTTAATTACGAAAAATATTAACTTTCAAGACCCTAAAGAAGATGATTGGGCGTATTCTTATTTAGAAACAGTTAATAAAGAACTAGCCCCTAAAGGATTAGTAGCCTTAGTAACCAAAGGTTATTACAATATAATTGTTTGTAAATTAGAAAAGAAAGAAGAAGTTACCAAACTTTTCAAAAAAATTGAATGGGATTTTATTCAACCTTAA
- a CDS encoding gluconate 2-dehydrogenase subunit 3 family protein: MMNRRDTIKSLLLGSVAVGLTVQGCAPKEDSSKIALPKTKDTPFYGRTPEEAARDKRLHEETFFNEHELETIAVLCDIILPKNDSFGSATDAKVPEFIEFIAKDLPFHQMPIRGGIMWLDSFCNRNYGKEFKKCTTEEQLVVCDLIAYPKKALPEHKQGEKFFSKMRDLTLTGYYTSKMGIKDLGYKGNTPNVWDGVPDDVLKAHGFEYDEVWLSKCVDQSKRGDIAKWDNDGNLIS, from the coding sequence ATGATGAATAGAAGAGATACTATTAAGTCATTATTGTTAGGTTCTGTTGCCGTAGGGTTAACAGTACAAGGCTGTGCTCCTAAAGAAGATAGTTCTAAAATTGCATTACCCAAAACAAAAGACACTCCATTTTACGGACGTACACCTGAAGAAGCAGCTAGAGATAAAAGATTACATGAAGAAACATTTTTTAATGAACATGAGTTAGAAACCATTGCTGTTTTATGTGATATTATTTTGCCAAAAAACGACAGTTTTGGTTCTGCTACCGATGCTAAAGTACCTGAATTTATAGAATTTATAGCAAAGGATTTACCTTTCCATCAAATGCCAATAAGAGGTGGTATAATGTGGTTAGATAGTTTTTGTAACAGAAATTATGGTAAAGAATTTAAAAAATGTACAACTGAGGAACAATTGGTAGTTTGCGACTTAATTGCCTACCCTAAAAAAGCATTACCTGAGCATAAACAAGGCGAAAAATTCTTTTCTAAAATGAGAGACTTAACGTTAACAGGTTACTATACTTCAAAAATGGGTATTAAAGATTTAGGATACAAAGGCAACACTCCCAATGTATGGGATGGAGTACCTGATGATGTATTAAAGGCCCACGGTTTTGAATATGATGAGGTTTGGTTATCAAAATGCGTTGACCAATCTAAACGTGGTGACATTGCCAAATGGGATAATGACGGAAATTTGATTTCTTAA